From Trichomycterus rosablanca isolate fTriRos1 chromosome 27, fTriRos1.hap1, whole genome shotgun sequence, a single genomic window includes:
- the mns1 gene encoding meiosis-specific nuclear structural protein 1 → MAAMSQRRSMSHSLQERALAEFRRQEEKRENHSRHVAAEKQIKANLKNEERLERLRCLRQIQEEEYERQVEEAYLKAEQEKVYREKLLEQEERMAKELARINSEKLRDEKMRQYIKENSLELRELETKLKSAYVNRERAAQIAEKEVVKYETMREQAEVAHKLKREQEKAAVEKEKQEQRRYEEAVRYQQELEQQLVEKEKKRQEAYEEFIKEKLMVDEIVRKIYEEDQMVHQLRLEKITATQRYIEKFKKQQAEWRRIEREKTEEENMRILEYAKYQERREEDRMTSVRKREQAKENLHKLLTEKIEIEHKQREEMERIREELYLEEQAEAARQKEIEEMERRIRQRLEMQQTCREQLAFKQLRRQAEKEEEEAFRQTMLAKFAEDDRIEQMNAQKRRMKQQEHKRAVEKLIEERRQKHLADKEREAEEKALEQEREAMRRQIIEEERQKLLKLHATKLLGYLPKGIFREDDLEHFDEDFKMKFKKGQADIFSEESWGEDEQ, encoded by the exons ATG GCTGCCATGAGCCAGCGGCGCAGCATGTCGCACAGCCTTCAGGAGAGAGCGCTGGCCGAATTCCGGCGTCAGGAGGAGAAGCGGGAGAATCATAGCAGGCACGTGGCTGCAGAAAAGCAGATTAAGGCCAACCTCAAAAATGAGGAGAGACTCGAGAGGTTGAGGTGTTTGCGCCAGATACAAGAGGAAGAATATGAGAGACAAGTGGAGGAAGCCTACTTGAAG GCAGAGCAGGAGAAGGTGTACAGAGAAAAGCTTCTGGAGCAGGAGGAGAGGATGGCTAAGGAGCTGGCTCGCATCAATTCGGAGAAACTGCGAGATGAGAAAATGAGGCAGTACATTAAAGAAAACAG TTTGGAGCTTCGTGAGTTAGAGACCAAGTTAAAATCTGCATACGTAAACAGAGAAAGAGCGGCACAGATAGCCGAGAAGGAGGTCGTGAAATACGAGACCATG AGGGAGCAAGCTGAAGTTGCTCATAAATTGAAGAGGGAGCAGGAAAAAGCTGCAGTGGAGAAGGAGAAGCAGGAGCAGAGGCGCTATGAGGAGGCCGTGCGGTATCAGCAGGAGCTGGAGCAGCAGCTGGTAGAGAAGGAGAAAAAGAGACAGGAGGCCTATGAGGAGTTCATCAAGGAAAAACTCATGGTGGATGAAATTGTGCGAAAGATCTACGAGGAAGATCAGAT GGTGCATCAGCTCCGTCTTGAGAAGATTACAGCCACACAGAGATACATCGAGAAGTTCAAGAAGCAGCAGGCTGAGTGGAGGCGCATCGAGCGCGAGAAAACGGAGGAGGAGAACATGCGCATTTTGGAGTACGCTAAATACCAGGAGAGGAGAGAAGAGGACAGGATGACTAGCGTTAGGAAACGAGAGCAGGCTAAAGAGAACCTTCACAAGTTG CTGACAGAGAAGATTGAAATTGAGCACAAGCAGCGGGAGGAGATGGAACGTATCCGGGAGGAGCTCTACCTGGAGGAGCAGGCTGAAGCTGCCAGACAAAAAGAAATT GAGGAGATGGAGAGGAGGATCAGGCAGAGGTTGGAGATGCAGCAGACCTGCCGGGAACAGCTGGCCTTCAAGCAGCTGCGTCGTCAGGCTGAAAAAGAGGAGGAAGAGGCCTTCAGGCAGACCATGCTGGCCAAGTTTGCAGAGGACGACCGCATCGAGCAGATGAACGCACAGAAGCGGCGCATGAAGCAGCAGGAGCATAAACGCGCCGTGGAGAAACTGATCGAGGAGAGACGGCAGAAACATCTGGCTGATAAG GAGCGGGAGGCAGAAGAGAAAGCACTGGAGCAGGAGAGGGAAGCCATGCGCCGACAGATCATTGAGGAGGAGAGACAGAAACTTCTCAAGCTCCATGCTACAAAACTGTTGGGCTACCTACCCAAG GGCATTTTCAGGGAGGATGACCTGGAACATTTTGACGAAGATTTTAAAATGAAGTTTAAGAAAGGTCAGGCTGACATCTTCTCTGAGGAGAGCTGGGGAGAGGATGAGCAGTAA